One Eurosta solidaginis isolate ZX-2024a chromosome 5, ASM4086904v1, whole genome shotgun sequence DNA segment encodes these proteins:
- the LOC137251661 gene encoding cuticle protein 10.6-like: MFKYAFVIVAVIACAVAEPHFLAAAPAPLAVAAPAPFITATSNQVVARTHNGVAFAPVVAPAPVAPVAHVAPVAKVVAPVAAPVAAPFAAPAPFVTRYAAAPAPYVTGYAAGPFAYSAPFTAPAAYASPAAFSYAPAAYASGLRYAAAPVPAVW; the protein is encoded by the exons atgttcaaatac gCTTTTGTTATCGTCGCTGTCATTGCCTGCGCTGTTGCCGAACCTCATTTTCTAGCCGCCGCTCCAGCTCCACTTGCCGTGGCTGCTCCAGCTCCCTTCATTACCGCTACCAGCAATCAAGTTGTGGCTCGTACTCATAATGGTGTCGCTTTTGCACCTGTTGTTGCACCAGCACCCGTCGCACCTGTAGCACATGTTGCACCAGTCGCCAAGGTTGTTGCTCCCGTAGCTGCTCCAGTGGCTGCTCCATTCGCTGCTCCAGCACCATTTGTTACTCGCTATGCTGCCGCCCCAGCACCATATGTCACCGGTTATGCAGCGGGCCCATTCGCCTACTCAGCACCTTTTACGGCTCCTGCTGCTTATGCTTCGCCCGCAGCTTTCTCATACGCTCCTGCTGCGTATGCGTCAGGTCTTCGTTATGCTGCCGCTCCTGTCCCAGCTGTGTGGTAA